The DNA window AACAACCATCTCGTTCGTCAAGTGCCGACAGAGAGACCATTTTTGTTTGTGAACATTTTTGGGTAAAAAGTGTGGTTACACGGGCATCGTTTCTCCGCACTTAGCTGATGCGTGACTGATACGTACATTCTTGAAGGCCTCCCGCATGAGGCTACTAGTAATATGCTCACAGAATTCGGTTTTATTGCTACTCTTGCAATATACGTCCATTACCAATTTTCTTGCATCTGATTTCAGCACCATGGGAGGCTCCAGCACGCTGCAAAGCTTGGCCCCAAAGAACATCTACATCATCGGCGCTCAGTGCACCGGCAAAACTTCCCTCGTCAAGGCCTTGGAAAATGCTTTCCGGGAATCACTCGGCACGACGCCTCCTGCTATTGTGAAAGAGGTTGCGCGTTCAGTGCTGAAAACTCATGGATTCACAGCCAAAGACATCACATCGGATCCTGGCCGGTGCCTGCAGTTGCAGACGCTGATACTGGAAGCCCAATTCAGTACCGAGCGAGAGGCTCTGGCCAAGAATGGCTGGATCATATCGGATCGGTCTGGAATGGATCCCATCATATACGCGTCTCGTCATATCGGAAGCGAAGCCGTGGAACTCATGGTTTCATCTGATTACTGGAAAGAGCTGAGAGATCGAATGTCACATTCTCTCGTATTTGTATGCGAAACAGTGGAGGCTTGGCTTGTAAGTGATGGAGTCAGGCTTATGCCGAGAGACCTGCAGGATTGGAGCGAGTACGACGAGGAGTTCTGTCGTATGCTGGACAGCGCGGGAATTCATTATCAGATGATTCCACGGTCGATGCAGAATCTCGAGGATAGAGTCGCCCATGTATGGTCAGAGTGGAAGAAGGCGTATGCTCCGTGAAGCAGTATAACTTTAAATGTTGTGGCGTGCTAGGTGCTAGCATTAGTGGCGCCAAGCACTGAAGCCACTGGGTCAAGAACATCAACGTCCACTGTGCTTTCAGCTACTgctatttttctcttttagaCACCTAGATCTAGTTCTGATACACTATTCAGATTCTGAAGGTAacgatggtgatggagaaCAAAATACCAGTGATACTATACACATCATAGCTACTACTTGTGTACATCGTCATACATGCCCTATTgacctactactagtactaagTACTAAGACACACAGGACGCTAGTATAATATTCTCAAACTGCTAATaggctgctgcgctgctaCGCTGCTGCAAAGGCACAATTGTGATGGCTATTTTGGTAGTTTTCTGTCATACAAATAATAATGAAAAATGCCTTTAGACTTTCAGACAATCACAAAGCAATGTTGCTTCCCTTGTTCATTGAACAGTTTTGTAGCCAGGATGTGATACCGGGTATTGCCAGGTACAAAGCTTCTCATACTGATGCGGCAGGCAAACCGGGTACATGGCTCGTAAAGCTGGGAACCCGGAAACGGAAAAACCCGCAGGCAGCCCGCAAAAGAACTGCCCCGCCAAGTCCAGCTTGGAAAGCCCCCATGCCACTTCGCCAGAGAGCAAGGCCGACTCCATGATTTTGCTCGGAGCAGCCATCCAGATCCAAACGCACCGAGACCGACGCCCGCGACTCTTGTCAGCCCCCGCCAGCCTGCACTCGGCGCCTCTCTCGTTTCCCTTCTTTACTTGCTTTCCCCCTCGTCGCTGCGCCCTGTGCGTGGAGAGCCGCCCACGGCACGATCTGGCTGATTCTCCCAGCAGCTGGTCCCTCGCCACGTCTACGGCTAGCCGATGAGCGCTGGTTTCTCGACCGCCCAAGCTCGCGCTCAAATAGCTCTGCCAGCACCGACTTCTCTCTGAGCTTCCAGGCTTCTCTCTTTGCGCTCTGTCGCAACAGCCCGAGATGGCTACAAATGGCACGGCGGGCTTTGCGCCATCAGATGTTTTGGGGGCCGTCATGACGATGCGAAGCGGGGAACaggaagcaaagaagaaggcgcaCGAGTACTTGGAGCAGTTCCAGAAGTCGGTACGTCGCAATCCGCTGCCGACACCTCGCGTTTCTTATTCACTCGACCTCAGTTTGCTAATCATCATGGCGTTTTTAGAAGGACTCTTGGGGGACCGTAATTGGAATCCTCCAATCCAAGGCTGAGCCCGAGGCCACCCTTTTTGCCGCCATCACGTTGCGCGGAAAGGTTGTTCaaattcttcttccttttgccGCTCTTGGCTATTCTCGGTCCTCGGACTGCTAACGATACCAGATTACCTACGATCTCATCACCCAGGTTCCCCCCCGGCGAGCTACCTGCCCTTCGAAACCAGATTTTGCTCCTCTTGAAGCACTACGCCGCCGGCCCCAAGCCCATTCGAGTTCAACTATGCGTGTGCTTGGCGATTTTGGCGATCCAGATGAAGGACTGGAACGATGTGCTCTCCTCGGTCGTCCAGTCGCTCAGCGACAGCCCCCAGAGCCACGCTTGTATTCTCGACTTTTTGCGAGTCCTTCCCGAGGAGGTGACTGAAGGTCGAAAAATTACCTTGTCTGTATGTGGATTGCGCTACTCTAATACGACGCGGCACCTGGCCCCCGATGGTTTCGTCTCGGCCGGTCGGTAATCACCCTCGAGGAACAAGTCTAATTGCTTGGAAATAGGAAGAAGATCTTGCAGCGCGGACGCAAGCACTGCTGGCAGATAACGCGGATCAAGTTGTACAGCTCCTAATCAACTATTCACAGTCTTCGCGTAAGTCTTGTACCAATTCTTTTATCtgacaatcttcttcttccaggtGTCTGCATTTCTGCTCTGCAAGAGAATGAGGAAAACTAACAAATGTTCCTTTCCAGCTGCCGCGTCTCGAAACCCACTCCTTATGGAGTGCATCACGTCGTGGCTTCGAGAGGTTCCCGttggcatcatcgccagctcGCCTCTCCTAGAAGCCATTTTCCAGGGTGTTACATCTGATGAATGCAGCCAAGAAGCCGCAGAGTGCCTGTGCACGATGCTCAGAGAGACGGCTGATGTTGACGAATCCCAAGCTGTCATCCAAACTCTGTTCCCGCGAATCATCAGCCTCACGCCGCGCATCGCCACCCTGGTTGCTGAAGAGGATACTGAATCGCTCAAGTCTCTAACCAAAGTTCTAGCAACTGCGGCGGAAAGCTGGGTAGTTGCCATCGCACGACAGCCAACCCAGTTCCGCCCCATTGTCGATGCGGTTCTCGAATGTGCCGCTCGGGATAAGGACCGCGATGTTATCGAGCATACTTTCAACTTTTGGTATGAGCTCAAGCAATATCTGGTGCTGGAACGATATATCCAGGGCAGGTTGGAGCTTGTGGATGTCTTCTCTAAACTTGTGGATATTCTACTTGCGCATCTACGATTCCCGACGCCCGAGTCCGGAAGCGAAACCGACTTGTTTGACGGGGACCGCGAGCAAGAGGAGAAATTCCGCGAGTTTCGACACCAGATGGGCGACACGCTCAAGGACTGTTGCGAAGTCATGGGCGTGACCGAGTGCCTTACAAAGGTGCTTCATGCCATTCAGCTATGGACTCAAAATTATGCTAGCCAGGCAACAGAGGCGTCAGTCCCACACTGGCAGGAGCTTGAGGCCCCCTTATTCGCGATGCGCGCCCTTGGCCGCATGGTAGACAAGGAGGAAGATATTGTGCTTCCTCAGCTGATGCCGCTCTTGGTCCAGATGCCCAGCCACGAGAAGCTTCGATTTGCGACCATCATGGTGCTGGGGCGCTACACTGAGTGGACTGCGGCGCATCCCGAGTACTTGGAGCCTCAATTCAACTACATCGTGAACTCATTCCAGTCCGACTCCCGAGAAATCACTCGGGCTGCAGCGCTGTCACTCAAATTCTTTTGTACTGACTGCAAGCACCTTCTCAGCGGCCAAATACTGCAGCTCCAGACGTTTTATGACCAAGTCTTGGATAAACTTCCTGATCTCAGTAAGGAAGAGGTCACCGAGGGCGTTTCGAATGTTCTGGCTGTTCAGCCTGTTTCGGAGACGTATCACCTGCTCAAGACGTATTGTGATCCGCTAGTTCAAAGGCTGATGGCGAAGGCAAACCATGCAACCACGGATGAGGGCAAACTAGCAGTAGCGGGTATGATTTTTCCCTtgttcctctctctctctcttcccttttctctttctacCTAATCGACtatatctttttcttttcttttctttttgctgacTTGAAAAACAGACCACCTGCAGCTTATTACCATCTTTGTGCAAAATGTGATGCCTCTGGTTAACCCTGGAGAAGAGAACCCTGCGGTCAAGTACTGGCAAGAAGTCTTCCCCATCTTGTCTACTGTACTAGACAACTTCCTCACATTTTCACCAATTTGCGAAAGAGTTTGCAGGTGCTGGAGAAACATGGTCATTTCCTACCGGACTGCCATTACACCCATGCTTGCGGACATGGCAAATAAACTGGCTGGCGGTTTCAATGTCTCGAGGGAAGGCTGCTTCCTTTGGGTCACATCTGCCATTCTGCGGGAGTTCTCCGAGGCGCGAGAGCATGTGGATCCGAGCATAGCCGAAAACATCTACACATTCTTCGAAGCGCAAACGACGACATTCCTGAGGGTCATGACCGAACTGCAGCCCAAGGAGCTGCCAGACGTGATTGATGATTTCTTTAGGCTCCTCATCGATGCGCTGCTATACTATCCCCAGAAGCTCATTCCATCTCCACTCCTGGTCCCTATTTTCGAGGCCTCCATCTACGCCTTGACTCTGGAACAGCGAGATCCTCTGTCTTCGACTCTCCACTTCCTGAGAGATTTGCTGTCATACGGTGGCGACAATCCGGCCAGTAGTGAGGGGCTGCCAGAGTCGGCTGCGGCGAGCATCAGAACGATTGTTAAGAACCTCCTCAGCAGCCACGGAGAAAATCTGGTGAAGCAAGTCATGGCGGGCATGATGATTACTTTCCCGCGAGACTGCTTTGCGGATGGCAGCGGCGTTCTGCTCAGTCTCTTTGAACTTTTGCCTGTGCAGACGACCGAATGGGTTTCACGTACGATTCAGCTATTACCTCAGGGCACTGTGTCTCCAGAGGAAGCCAACAGACTGAtgatcaagatcaaggagcgACTGGGGTCGGATGAAGCAGGAGGCATTCGACATGTGAGAGTGCTGCTGCAAGACTTTACGAATACATATCGGCGCCGTAACGTTGCGCCTCGGGACGGCCTCGGGCAGCTCGAAGCAACCAGGTTCCAATTCGCCGGATGAAGTATGTAAGAGGTTAAACGAGCAtgacagaaaaagaaagattaaAGAAGGACTAAACCACAAATAACTATGGCGAGAACTTTGATGAGGCAACGCAGTGTAATAACAAGCGTGGGCATCAGCATGATCCTTGTGAGCCCGGCGCGGATTACAAGGGTAAAGGGGCGGCGGATGTGGATGTGTATGTCTCTACAGGAGACACGAAGATAATAGAAGGTCGGGGTTGTAAGAGAATCTGAAGATGGCATTTAGGCGCAGAATCAAGGAGAGAATCAAGCAAAGATTcaaggaggagagagaatatCATTGAGTTGGGGGGAGCGAAAATTTTAACGTCATGTCATGTTGATGAAGGGACATCTGGAGCCGAGGGACCATTGGGAGGAAAGGAATTCGGGACTGTTCTATGGGGAGGCAGATTATGCAAATATCCAAATGTTTTACAGTAGATAGAGACAACACATATTTAACAAGGAAGATGTAGACGGAACTGGGAAGAATAATATCAGATTTCATCTGAAGGATGCTGATAGGGAGTTGCGCTTTTCGGCAATATATGTAGATTAGGGCCAGTTGAGGTGAGAGGGTGAAGCAGTGGGTTATTGTCAACTATAAGCTGCGCTTCTCATTGTGTAAAAGACAGGGGGGgttgaaagagaaaatgcaCAAATGTAATTGCAATTCATGCACATATGCACATCTGTCTTTTTGTTATATCACAACCTTCAAGTTGTTTTAACTAGGCGAAAGCTTAGTTTAACGACATGGAGAAGCCGTTGCCGCGTTGCATGCTGTGTTGGTGCATGAGTCAGAGCATGTCAAAAGTAACATAGGTTTGTTAGGACAGCAGAGGGCGCGCCCTAGACTCTGTTTGAAGTACAAGTTGACTGAGGGGCATTATTGGTGCCAGTTCCTTTGGGAGTTCTAAACTGAGTTGGGAAATCCTTTCACTTGGGCGAATGGTCCACCTCATGGAGGACTTAAATTTAGAGCCGAAATCCGGTTTGATGCGAGGTAGACAAATATCCTTGATTGCCAACAACGTAATTTTCATTTCTTGACTGGCTCTCTGCTTGTAAATAAAAGTCGTACTTTTGCCAACTTAATTGttcaagaagaaagaagacacaTAACGAGGTCATTTTAAAAACAAGGATCCAAGTCAAACGCCCAAAGTTTACAATGTCGCCTCCGGAAACAATACCGTCGTCAAAATACAACAACGTCGAGCTCGTTCCCTGGGATCCCGACAGCGACGCCCATGCGCAGCGCTTATACGAGCAGCGCGTGGCGTGTACGTGGGACCAGGACCTGATTGACGAGTGGAAGGTCAAGGTGCGAGAGGGGAACAAGTTTTTTTATTGGATTGTGAGATTGAATTTTGAACGAGGCTTTGTGAGAATCTCGACTAATGATGAGATGTTGTAGAAACTCAGCGATGATCTTGCGGGAAAGGATGAGTTGTTAGCAAAGCACATTGCAAAATACCCGACAGTATGGTTGAGAGGAATTCTTGTCTGAAGATGAAATTGTTTGAACTCATCATGTaacaggaaaaagaagccatcgTCGATACAGCAACTACCCTCGCCAACTCACCCAGAACGCCAACTCTCACAACTTTCATCCCAATCGGCCACATCGCCCTCGATCTCTATCCAGACCGAAACACGAAATTCTCTCTTCCCCAATCCACGGTATGGATTAAATCACTCTACATCTCACGGTAATTTCTTTCCTCCTTTACACCCCAAGTCAGTCATCAAAAAGTCTCATCTCCCCTCTTCAGAACCATGCAATCCGGCGGCTTCGGCCGCTCAGCAATGTACCAAATCGAGCATCTGGCCACCTGCCCGCCCCTCAACGCCACAACCATGGCCCTCGACACCTCGACAAAGGAGTACCAGACAAGGCCGGAATATCTGGCCTATCACTCTGCCCTGAGCGGGCGCAAGATCGAGGCCAAGGATTTCCGATCCAACGAGGAGTGGTATGTGCGGCAGGGGTACCAGGCGATTGCGAGGAATGAGCGTGGCTATACGTGGGTTGATCCGAAGACGGGCGTCGAGGAGGTGATTCCGTGCGTGTTTTTGAAAAAGGACATTGTTTGAGCTGCGAATAACTGTTCaaagaatctttttttttttttttttttttgtatagAATGGATGAATGGCGCGATTCGGGGGGTTGCGTTGAAAGAGCATTGTTCAACCATCTCTTTGTTAGATGTTGTAGTGACTTTCGTTGTTTTACTGCTCAACTCACATCTATTTATAATCTTGGCTCTGCGTAAAATGTCTTTGACTTCATCATTTCCCCTGGTTTAgtgtttttttctgtctctcttgTGTCAAACACGTTCACATACGTGAAAAGAATTCAGTTGCATAGTGACATTCTTTGAGATTGCGCTCACAAGGGGTTTTTCATAAGATTCATAAGGTATTATTATGAAAACGGCCCAAGTGTCGTCTTAATATAAACAAAAGATGTCTCTTTGTACATGCTGCGTATTCCAGAATGGCTTATAAAGTCAACTTGTGCCATAATTATGAAGAGATGATTCAAGTCATTTGTGCACATCTGCGCTTGCATTAGAGGTTGGAGACCCCATCTGTATCAATACGCTTTTAGTGTAAAGCATAGTGAAATAGTGTACAATCATGGCCAGCATTGCAGACAGAATCAAGGATAGGATCCTGCGAAAAACCAATACCGGACGCATAACTCGCAGTCGACCCGTTCAGAAGCAGCAACCGTTGGCACAAATATTACAAAACGCACGTAATCGGCAGAatccaaagaaaaaaggcacaGTCggtgacgatgaagacgatgaagacgaagaccGCAGTGGAGACGACAACCACAAAGACGGCAGCCAGCCCTCCTCAAAGAAGCCCATAGCATTGAGAAGATGCGAGTTCTGTTACCGTGATCCCATAGGCAGACAAATGTGCAAGCAAAGATACTGCGATTACACAAAAGGGTGGAAAGGAAATTTTATCGAATGCTCCAACTGCGCTGACCATCGTTCACAGAATCCGGGTTCCAAGCACAGATGCAAGCCTCCTCTGATAAACAATGTCTGGCGCAAGTACGGCGTTGCCGATCCCGTGGACTACCGGCCACCGACCTGCGACCAATGCCTCAActccaagatggccaatCAGTGCAACGTCGATTCAACTCTTGGCTATGGCTGTACAATCAGCAAGGCCTGCAGAGACGGCAAGTGTACGGTGAATGGCCAGGAGATGGAGGCCCGGCCCAATACTCGAGTTGACGCTGCTCGATGGATTCGCGCAGAGTGCCATGCTTGCCAAAACAAGACGAAGAAGGGCACCGTTACCGCGGGATGCAGTTGGCTCAGAGATCGCTCTACTCGGGACCAGGCCTGTTCGTACTGCCAGACCAATAATCTGACGTGTCTCAGCGGTGGCCGAGTTGTTGCCAATCCACAGAGACTGACTCTACCAAGGACGTGGGCCGTCAAGCTCCAAGTCTTTGACAAGGGCTTTGTCGAATGTAGGAGAATCAACCCGGAACGCCGCTACTGCAAGAGATGCTGGGAAGATGATCACGACCACTGCCGGGCTGACGCCGGTTCGTACTCTTATAGCTGCAATCGCTGCACTCAACTGGGCGTTGACTGTATTGACGCCGGGGATGACACGTCGTATCCTCTCTTTGATCTGGCCAGGGTTGGTATTGGAGGCTTCATGCCCTTTGTGGAATGCAActgctgcagagaagcaGGACGAAACTGTGACCTCCAGCGGCCGTGCGATTCATGCATCAAGCACGGCGACGAGTGCGATGATTGGGTAGGAGACACAGCCAAGTATTGCATCAAGGGGCGGTTGGATCCTCCTCCGGGGCCTCTTTACTATCTCGCCCTGGGATACGGTTCTGGCGGAGTTGATGACCCCAAAGACGGATCAGCCATTGAGCACTGGGTAGGTCCAGCCACAAGTATCTACGGCATCCCCGAGAACCAGAACAGAAATTTCATTGCCACGATGGGTGTCCAGCTGCGGTCCATGCTGAGCCCGCCGGGAGCGCCGCCTCATGGAGATGCAACTCAGGGGGGGCTCGTAAGTGGCCGAGCAAGTGGAATTACTCGAGAGCAGATTGCGGCGTGGATAAAGGAACGCTGGCCTCAGGCTGTTCCGATGAACCAGCTTGGACACTATCGAGAGCGGGTAGAGGCTGTGCGGCAGAAGATGCAGGATATCCGGGACGGCAAGATTGTGTCGGCGCTCTTTTCTGATTTCCCGGGTCATGGCGGTGGTGacaaagatgatgacgatgacacCAACAATCCCGGTGTCCAAACAAGACCTAACGATGATGCTGATCCTAACCGTGGTGTAGATGCCCATGGCAATAGCGGCCATGTCACGACTTCGAGTCCGGCTGCTCTCATTTTCGACACCAGCGCGCCAGACTGGCTCTCAGAGTACATCAACTCGGACATGATTGACGATGGAGTCGCTTCGCCTCCATTTGAGTGTCCCACGTTGCCCGGACAGAGCCAGTTTGGCTTTGACGCTGCAGCTCCTTCCAGCCAGGTGCCGGCAAATCTGCAATTCAGCCCGTTTGAAGTTTCCCATCTAGATCCCGACCTGGTACTAATAGATATAGATCAAGATTTGGATACATTGATGCAGATTGACTCGTTACCACTGGAAGCGTCATCAGCACTAGAAGATGCAGAGTATATCGACCATAATCCGCTTAGCATcgatcaagaagaagccatgttTATACAGCGACCGCAGCCAACCTTGCCCACTCCGTACAGTTTCGTCCTGGGCTGTCCAAAGCCGCAGGATTCGCCCTTCTGCAacgtcctcggcctcgtcccAGAGGTCGTCACGCCTATTGCGCCAGGCGGCGACGAGACGTGTTCCGAAATCAGAGACAACGTCCACTGCAACAACCCCGTTGCTCTGGATTCAACCTGTCAATGTCTGCTGCATGAAGACAACGCGGCACACGTCTGCAATGCCTGCTGCAAGTCGAGTGCGAAACAGCTCAACGACAATCTGGTCACCAACCGGGAACTGCATGCATTTCGCGCATATCTCTGCGCCGACTGCACCGCCCAGGTGAGCAACAGCATCGGCCAAGTCTTGCGGCGCAGAATCGTCGGCGCCGTCAACATCTGGGGCGACTGCAGCGACAGCTACTACACGCAGAcggagctcgagctcgagaCGCCCCTGGGCAGGGTCAACTTCAAGGGCGCGGCCTTGCCCGTGACGGGATGCGCCTGCGCGACGAAGCTGCTTGCCCAGCGGCTTTGTTGGAAACATCGCAGTCGCTTTGGCGGCCTGATCGTGGCCCAAGCTGTGAAGATGCGGGAGTGGTGTTTACAGAGGTTTGGCCGCAACGTCTGTCCGGGCTGCCTGGTGGATAAGCCGCCCCATGAGGCGAACTCGCCGAAAAATACGATACAGACAATGTTTGAACAAGGCCCCAAGGCGTGGGTGTGCCTTGCCTGTGGTGATTGGGTTGTGAATCAGAAGCAGATGGGGCTTGTGCCGGGCTGGGAGCAATGGCACATGGGCACATgacgttgaagatggagaatgagaaggagggagatgagattgGCGTTGGAATACTATCGGGAGCATGGGCACGTGCATTATAGCAGTCATATTCAGTTGGTTAGCGATGAAGATACCTAGCATTAGAGACGAGTACCAGTTTAGACAGTGAATTCACTTGATGAGATTATCAAAAACAATTCTTGCATTAATATCTCATAACCTGACTTGCAAACTACATTTAGCCTATACTAAACCCCAAAAATTCATTGACTTGTTAAATCTATTGATCTGATAAATAGTAGGGATATCTTGTTGAATCAGTTATACGGTGTCCGGCTGGAAATATAGGCGTCGGTAGGAAGATAGAGAAGAGTCCGGAACATCTCCACAAGGATCACCAGCCGGGCGACAACATACAGCAAAAGGCCAGTGTAATACAGAAACTTTCCACAACAGCCAAGAGCTTTCCCAACGCGaccatcagcatcttccttGCGAGCCTTCTTCGCAGCCTTCTGCAGGAATACCGCAACCAGCGCGATGAAGACGCATCCGACAGAGTAGACAGTCAAGCATCTCCACAGCATCCTATCGGCATGAGTTGGGAATTCGAAATGCCACGCTCCAATGTGTATGCTTCCGAACAAGACCATGCctgccagcagcgcccagaGGGTTCCATCATCAAATCCTTCGCCTTTTCGAACAGTGTCGATTCTCAGTGGTGCGCCATCCACCGATTTGGGTTTTCTGGAGGAAAACAGGGGCATGGTGCTCCATGTCCTGAGAATGTCTGAATTGGCGCTCTGATTTACGTCGTTGCTTGGCGTCCATTCACGTACTCCAATGCTCGTCGGTCCAGGGCTCTTTGattcaatgctgctgcttgtatCGCTCTCTGCTTTTACATGGATTCCCTCATCTCTCGCCAAGGTAAGAACCACCTGTATGTCATCATACGTATATGGTTGTGCCGGAATAACGGTCGTGGTTACACCAATGCTCTTTGGCTTTTCCCAGTAAAGCAGATAGATGACAATCGCGCAGAGAGTAAAGGCCAGCACGGTGAGCTCAAGGGGGCATATGGACAATCTCCAAACGGTTCGAACCAGGATCCGTGCCGTAGACCAGATAATCTGGGTGACTGAGATTGCCTTAATAAGTGAATCACTTTTGGCCCTGTCTTTAAGCCCCCTCTTGGACATGTTTGGCAGCTTTTCGATGTATCCCAGTTTTCGCAGTATTAAAATGTCTCTCCCGGACAGATGGTGCATGTTGTATTCACCCCTGGCCCAACGCGCatattccttcttctcaacgACAAAACCTCCCATGTTTGCGTAATAGGTGTGAATCCACGACCAGCTAATCTCATCTTTTACTGCCTGATCTACCAATGATTTGTGATCCAGATGGGCCGCAAGTTCGATCATTGTAAGCCACAGCAATTATGATTTCAGGCGCAAATATCGTGAGCACCATTCGCCCCGTGCTTTTCAAGAGGCTTCTCAAGCGCCAGTTCCAGCTTGTGTCTGAATGAGAGCATAGATCTGGATTGGCATCCTGGTTTTCTGGCTGTGACTTGGGTTCGCGCCGGTATCCATGATATTGCCTTGGAACATTGGGATGATGAATGGTCCAAGTACATGCAAAGATTGCAAATACAGATTTCAACAGTATATCGAGTGTACCGCGGGAATTAGGATCCCTCACGTAATTCACTTTCTTGGTAGGGGCTGAGCAATCGGGTTCAAATGTCGTGTATGCTTGAGCAGCTgctatgaagaagaagtaagAGAGCTGAATCGAAGTCTTTGAAAGGCCCATTGTGAATGGTGTTCCTTGAGAGCCAAGAACTGGATTAATTCTTTGCTGAAGGTTGCAGAGCAAATCCAGCTTCAAGTCTGCACACATCTGGCCTTATATACCTCGTTCCGTCCTCTCAAGACCAATACCCCCAATCTGTGGCAGCCAAGCATAATCCAGCCAAGCATTATTATTACTgtggtttcttttcctcctaCCATTTTGGCAATTACAAATACA is part of the Trichoderma atroviride chromosome 1, complete sequence genome and encodes:
- a CDS encoding uncharacterized protein (EggNog:ENOG41~SECRETED:SignalP(1-22)), producing the protein MRLLVICSQNSVLLLLLQYTSITNFLASDFSTMGGSSTLQSLAPKNIYIIGAQCTGKTSLVKALENAFRESLGTTPPAIVKEVARSVLKTHGFTAKDITSDPGRCLQLQTLILEAQFSTEREALAKNGWIISDRSGMDPIIYASRHIGSEAVELMVSSDYWKELRDRMSHSLVFVCETVEAWLVSDGVRLMPRDLQDWSEYDEEFCRMLDSAGIHYQMIPRSMQNLEDRVAHVWSEWKKAYAP
- a CDS encoding uncharacterized protein (BUSCO:EOG092D0UKN); the encoded protein is MKDWNDVLSSVVQSLSDSPQSHACILDFLRVLPEEVTEGRKITLSEEDLAARTQALLADNADQVVQLLINYSQSSPAASRNPLLMECITSWLREVPVGIIASSPLLEAIFQGVTSDECSQEAAECLCTMLRETADVDESQAVIQTLFPRIISLTPRIATLVAEEDTESLKSLTKVLATAAESWVVAIARQPTQFRPIVDAVLECAARDKDRDVIEHTFNFWYELKQYLVLERYIQGRLELVDVFSKLVDILLAHLRFPTPESGSETDLFDGDREQEEKFREFRHQMGDTLKDCCEVMGVTECLTKVLHAIQLWTQNYASQATEASVPHWQELEAPLFAMRALGRMVDKEEDIVLPQLMPLLVQMPSHEKLRFATIMVLGRYTEWTAAHPEYLEPQFNYIVNSFQSDSREITRAAALSLKFFCTDCKHLLSGQILQLQTFYDQVLDKLPDLSKEEVTEGVSNVLAVQPVSETYHLLKTYCDPLVQRLMAKANHATTDEGKLAVADHLQLITIFVQNVMPLVNPGEENPAVKYWQEVFPILSTVLDNFLTFSPICERVCRCWRNMVISYRTAITPMLADMANKLAGGFNVSREGCFLWVTSAILREFSEAREHVDPSIAENIYTFFEAQTTTFLRVMTELQPKELPDVIDDFFRLLIDALLYYPQKLIPSPLLVPIFEASIYALTLEQRDPLSSTLHFLRDLLSYGGDNPASSEGLPESAAASIRTIVKNLLSSHGENLVKQVMAGMMITFPRDCFADGSGVLLSLFELLPVQTTEWVSRTIQLLPQGTVSPEEANRLMIKIKERLGSDEAGGIRHVRVLLQDFTNTYRRRNVAPRDGLGQLEATRFQFAG
- a CDS encoding uncharacterized protein (EggNog:ENOG41) → MSPPETIPSSKYNNVELVPWDPDSDAHAQRLYEQRVACTWDQDLIDEWKVKKLSDDLAGKDELLAKHIAKYPTEKEAIVDTATTLANSPRTPTLTTFIPIGHIALDLYPDRNTKFSLPQSTVWIKSLYISRTMQSGGFGRSAMYQIEHLATCPPLNATTMALDTSTKEYQTRPEYLAYHSALSGRKIEAKDFRSNEEWYVRQGYQAIARNERGYTWVDPKTGVEEVIPCVFLKKDIV
- a CDS encoding uncharacterized protein (EggNog:ENOG41), giving the protein MASIADRIKDRILRKTNTGRITRSRPVQKQQPLAQILQNARNRQNPKKKGTVGDDEDDEDEDRSGDDNHKDGSQPSSKKPIALRRCEFCYRDPIGRQMCKQRYCDYTKGWKGNFIECSNCADHRSQNPGSKHRCKPPLINNVWRKYGVADPVDYRPPTCDQCLNSKMANQCNVDSTLGYGCTISKACRDGKCTVNGQEMEARPNTRVDAARWIRAECHACQNKTKKGTVTAGCSWLRDRSTRDQACSYCQTNNLTCLSGGRVVANPQRLTLPRTWAVKLQVFDKGFVECRRINPERRYCKRCWEDDHDHCRADAGSYSYSCNRCTQLGVDCIDAGDDTSYPLFDLARVGIGGFMPFVECNCCREAGRNCDLQRPCDSCIKHGDECDDWVGDTAKYCIKGRLDPPPGPLYYLALGYGSGGVDDPKDGSAIEHWVGPATSIYGIPENQNRNFIATMGVQLRSMLSPPGAPPHGDATQGGLVSGRASGITREQIAAWIKERWPQAVPMNQLGHYRERVEAVRQKMQDIRDGKIVSALFSDFPGHGGGDKDDDDDTNNPGVQTRPNDDADPNRGVDAHGNSGHVTTSSPAALIFDTSAPDWLSEYINSDMIDDGVASPPFECPTLPGQSQFGFDAAAPSSQVPANLQFSPFEVSHLDPDLVLIDIDQDLDTLMQIDSLPLEASSALEDAEYIDHNPLSIDQEEAMFIQRPQPTLPTPYSFVLGCPKPQDSPFCNVLGLVPEVVTPIAPGGDETCSEIRDNVHCNNPVALDSTCQCLLHEDNAAHVCNACCKSSAKQLNDNLVTNRELHAFRAYLCADCTAQVSNSIGQVLRRRIVGAVNIWGDCSDSYYTQTELELETPLGRVNFKGAALPVTGCACATKLLAQRLCWKHRSRFGGLIVAQAVKMREWCLQRFGRNVCPGCLVDKPPHEANSPKNTIQTMFEQGPKAWVCLACGDWVVNQKQMGLVPGWEQWHMGT
- a CDS encoding uncharacterized protein (EggNog:ENOG41~TransMembrane:5 (i57-75o87-105i221-238o250-272i298-316o)), whose protein sequence is MGGFVVEKKEYARWARGEYNMHHLSGRDILILRKLGYIEKLPNMSKRGLKDRAKSDSLIKAISVTQIIWSTARILVRTVWRLSICPLELTVLAFTLCAIVIYLLYWEKPKSIGVTTTVIPAQPYTYDDIQVVLTLARDEGIHVKAESDTSSSIESKSPGPTSIGVREWTPSNDVNQSANSDILRTWSTMPLFSSRKPKSVDGAPLRIDTVRKGEGFDDGTLWALLAGMVLFGSIHIGAWHFEFPTHADRMLWRCLTVYSVGCVFIALVAVFLQKAAKKARKEDADGRVGKALGCCGKFLYYTGLLLYVVARLVILVEMFRTLLYLPTDAYISSRTPYN